One Lycium barbarum isolate Lr01 chromosome 5, ASM1917538v2, whole genome shotgun sequence genomic window carries:
- the LOC132641229 gene encoding putative ABC transporter C family member 15 gives MDITLRATNVVFFLLLLICFILDFFKNNGGEGEEESFVEIKERRKSTFFNKITILVNFSIALSYLGFCLHEFWKLRTFVFEESVFSVMTWSLASVIAAYSLFREKRWPLLLIIWWVFASIIDILLVSFHLLNHYNIYTKAPHFLPKAYIIDFASLPLSIILCFNALPACSPKKNSETEQPLLQKEVNRHVFQHDDAFSNAGIWSQITFRWLNPLFKKGHEEKLRVEHIPSIPHSETSNEASSLLEDALRKKKKASTFSLPDGILHMIWRPLAYNAVFAGVNTIASYTGPLLITSFVKFLSEKKDESNWQEGMILAFTFFFAKTIESLSQRQWYFGAHRIGVRVRASLMALIYKRTLSIKYGGTRDGKIINFINVDVERIGDFCWYIHGVWLLPVQVIFALLILYRNLGAAPSAAALLSTIFVMVSNTPLANMQEQLHSKIMEAKDVRIKTTSETLKSMRVLKLHSWESTFLKKLLQLRENERGWLKRYLYTCSAVAFLFWASPTLVSVVTFGVCIILKTPLTSGAVLSALATFRILQEPIYNLPELISMVAQTKVSVDRIQDFMKEEDQKKLTSYHTPNTSQVAIELEPGEYAWGTNESKKSTIKITEKIRIMNGWKVAICGSVGSGKSSLLCSIMGEIPRISGSSIKTNGSKAFVPQSAWIQTGTVRDNVLFGKEMNKARYDDIVERCALKRDIEMWSDGDLNSVGERGMNLSGGQKQRIQLARAIYSDSDICLLDDPFSAVDAQTGAHMFKKCLLQLLHSKTVVYATHQLEFLDTSDLILVMKDGRIVQSGKYNELIADPDGELLRHMEAHSKSIHQVNPSQKCSCLTKGKHQNNQSEVEECFEDLTCDNRILGRTQQEDAVSGRVKWKVYSTFVTSAYKGALVLPVLLCQVLFQGLQMASNYWIAWGTEEEGRVTRERLIGIFVLMSGGSSFFILGRAVMLSTIAIETAQKLYIGMITSLFRAPLSFFDSTPSSRILNRSSTDQSIVDTDIPYRLAGLAFALIQLLSIVVLMSHVAWQIFFLFLLILAISMWYQAYYITTARELARMIGIQKAPILHHFSESLTGVATIRCFNQEDRFLNKNLNLIDNYSRVAFHNSATMEWLCVRINFLFNLIFFFLLVILAHLPRKAIDPSLAGLAATYGLNLNVLQAWVIWNLCNVENKMISVERILQFSDVPSEAPLIIEKSSPKLDWPLKGRIEIKDLHVQYSPDLPRVLKGITCTFPEGKKIGVVGRTGSGKSTLIQALFRVVEPSEGCILIDGIDISKIGLQDLRSRLSIIPQDPTLFQGTIRTNLDPLQKHSDHDIWEVLNKCHLANIVKQDPRLLDAPVAEDGENLSVGQRQIVCLARVLLQKRRILVLDEATASVDTETDNVIQKTIREETDGCTVITVAHRIPTVIDNDLVLVLGEGKILEFDTPNQLLRNSSSAFSNLVAEFLRRSSKG, from the exons ATGGACATAACTTTGAGGGCAACCAATGTGGTATTTTTCTTGCTGTTACTCATATGTTTCATACTAGATTTTTTCAAGAATaatggaggagaaggagaagaagagagTTTTGTAGAAATAAAGGAGAGAAGAAAATCCACATTTTTCAACAAGATTACAATTTTAGTGAATTTTTCAATAGCCCTTTCTTACTTGGGGTTTTGTCTCCATGAATTCTGGAAGTTGAGAACTTTTGTGTTTGAAGAGTCTGTTTTTTCTGTCATGACATGGAGTCTAGCAAGTGTAATTGCAGCCTACTCATTATTCAGAGAGAAAAGGTGGCCATTATTACTAATCATATGGTGGGTCTTTGCAAGTATAATTGATATACTTTTAGTCTCATTTCATCTCCTTAAccattataatatatatacaaaagccCCACATTTTCTGCCCAAGGCATATATAATTGATTTTGCTTCCCTACCACTGTCAATTATCCTATGTTTCAATGCCTTGCCTGCTTGTTCTCCCAAGAAAAACAGTGAAACTGAACAGCCATTACTTCAGAAAGAAGTAAATAGACATGTTTTTCAGCATGATGATGCATTTTCAAATGCTGGTATTTGGAGCCAAATCACATTCAGGTGGCTTAATCCACTATTCAAGAAGGGTCATGAGGAAAAGCTGAGAGTAGAGCACATACCTTCAATTCCTCACTCTGAGACCTCTAATGAAGCTTCTTCTTTGTTGGAAGACGCGCTTCGGAAAAAAAAGAAAGCTTCTACTTTCTCCCTCCCCGATGGCATACTGCATATGATTTGGAGACCACTTGCTTATAATGCAGTTTTTGCAG GAGTCAACACAATTGCATCCTATACTGGGCCTTTGCTCATAACAAGCTTTGTGAAATTTTTGTCTGAAAAGAAGGATGAGTCCAATTGGCAAGAAGGAATGATTTTGGCCTTCACCTTCTTCTTTGCCAAAACAATAGAGTCACTGTCCCAAAGGCAATGGTATTTTGGAGCTCACCGGATTGGTGTTCGAGTCAGAGCATCTTTGATGGCATTGATATATAAAAGAACTCTGTCCATCAAGTATGGTGGTACAAGAGATGGAAAGATCATAAACTTCATCAATGTTGATGTTGAGAGAATTGGAGACTTTTGCTGGTATATTCATGGAGTTTGGTTGCTTCCTGTTCAGGTTATATTTGCCCTGCTTATCTTGTACAGGAACCTGGGTGCTGCTCCCTCTGCTGCTGCTCTTCTTTCGACCATATTCGTGATGGTGAGCAACACACCACTTGCCAATATGCAAGAGCAGCTCCACTCAAAGATAATGGAAGCGAAGGACGTGCGAATCAAAACCACTTCAGAGACCTTGAAAAGCATGAGAGTCTTGAAACTGCACTCATGGGAGTCCACTTTCTTGAAGAAGCTGCTTCAACTCAGAGAAAATGAGAGAGGTTGGCTTAAGAGATACCTTTATACATGTTCTGCTGTGGCTTTCCTCTTTTGGGCTTCACCAACACTAGTTTCAGTTGTGACCTTTGGTGTTTGTATCATTCTAAAAACACCATTAACATCAGGAGCGGTTCTCTCAGCGCTCGCAACTTTCAGGATCCTACAAGAACCAATTTACAACTTGCCCGAGCTGATTTCCATGGTTGCTCAGACAAAGGTTTCAGTTGATAGGATTCAAGACTTCATGAAAGAGGAGGATCAAAAGAAGTTAACAAGCTAtcatactcctaatacttctcaAGTGGCGATCGAACTTGAACCAGGAGAGTACGCTTGGGGCACAAATGAGTCCAAGAAATCAACAATTAAGATAACTGAGAAAATCAGGATTATGAATGGATGGAAAGTAGCAATCTGTGGTTCAGTGGGATCGGGAAAGTCAAGTTTACTCTGTAGTATTATGGGAGAGATTCCTAGGATTTCTGGATCTAGCATTAAGACTAATGGTTCGAAGGCATTTGTACCACAGAGTGCTTGGATCCAGACGGGCACTGTTAGAGACAATGTTTTGTTTGGCAAGGAAATGAATAAGGCTCGTTATGATGATATTGTTGAACGATGTGCTTTGAAACGTGACATTGAAATGTGGTCTGATGGAGATCTGAATTCGGTAGGAGAAAGAGGAATGAACCTAAGTGGTGGACAAAAGCAAAGAATTCAGCTGGCAAGAGCTATTTATAGTGATTCAGACATTTGTCTGCTGGATGACCCTTTCAGTGCCGTTGATGCACAAACTGGAGCTCATATGTTCAAG AAATGCCTACTCCAACTACTACATAGTAAAACAGTTGTTTATGCCACTCACCAgttggaattcttagatacttcTGACCTCATCCTG GTAATGAAAGACGGAAGAATTGTTCAATCAGGAAAGTATAACGAGTTGATTGCAGACCCTGATGGTGAGCTCCTAAGGCATATGGAGGCTCACAGTAAGTCAATACATCAGGTGAACCCTTCTCAAAAATGCAGCTGCTTAACCAAGGGTAAGCACCAGAATAACCAAAGTGAAGTCGAAGAGTGTTTTGAAGATCTTACCTGTGACAACAGAATCTTAGGAAGAACTCAGCAGGAGGATGCAGTCTCAGGTCGAGTTAAATGGAAAGTTTACTCGACCTTTGTCACCTCGGCGTATAAAGGGGCCCTTGTACTTCCAGTCCTTCTATGTCAAGTTCTCTTCCAGGGACTGCAGATGGCAAGCAACTACTGGATTGCATGGGGAACAGAAGAAGAAGGCAGGGTTACAAGGGAGAGATTAATTGGAATATTCGTGCTTATGTCAGGAGGAAGCTCTTTTTTCATCTTAGGAAGAGCAGTTATGCTTTCAACTATTGCAATTGAGACTGCTCAGAAGCTCTACATTGGAATGATCACATCACTCTTCCGAGCGCCCTTGTCATTCTTCGACTCCACCCCTTCCAGCAGAATTCTCAATAGG TCTTCTACGGACCAAAGCATTGTGGACACAGATATTCCATATAGATTGGCTGGACTAGCATTTGCTCTTATTCAATTATTGAGCATTGTTGTCCTTATGTCCCATGTTGCCTGGCAGATCTTTTTTCTCTTCCTTCTAATACTTGCCATCTCCATGTGGTATCAG GCATATTACATTACCACTGCTAGAGAACTGGCAAGGATGATCGGCATTCAGAAAGCTCCAATCCTGCATCATTTCTCTGAATCTCTCACCGGTGTAGCAACAATTCGTTGTTTTAATCAGGAAGACCGATTCTTGAATAAGAATTTAAATCTCATCGATAACTATTCTCGTGTTGCCTTTCACAACTCTGCTACAATGGAATGGCTCTGCGTTCGAATTAACTTTCTCTTCAATCTcatattcttctttcttctcgTCATCCTGGCACACCTTCCACGGAAGGCTATCGACCCCA GTTTAGCAGGACTAGCAGCTACCTATGGCTTAAATCTTAATGTTCTTCAAGCTTGGGTTATATGGAACCTTTGCAATGTTGAGAACAAAATGATCTCAGTTGAGAGGATACTTCAGTTTAGCGATGTTCCTAGCGAAGCTCCACTGATAATTGAAAAGTCCAGCCCGAAACTCGATTGGCCTCTAAAAGGAAGAATTGAGATTAAAGATCTTCATGTGCAATACAGCCCTGATCTCCCAAGAGTTCTAAAAGGTATAACCTGCACCTTTCCTGAGGGAAAGAAAATTGGTGTAGTTGGAAGAACAGGTAGTGGGAAGTCTACTTTGATCCAAGCTCTCTTCAGGGTTGTGGAGCCATCCGAAGGATGCATCCTTATCGATGGAATAGACATTTCAAAGATTGGTTTGCAAGACCTCAGGTCTAGGTTGAGTATAATACCACAAGATCCAACTTTGTTCCAAGGAACAATTAGGACTAATCTTGATCCATTACAAAAACATTCGGATCATGATATCTGGGAG GTCTTGAACAAATGTCATTTAGCTAATATAGTAAAGCAGGATCCAAGGCTTCTTGATGCACCAG TTGCAGAAGACGGAGAAAACCTGAGTGTGGGTCAAAGGCAGATTGTGTGCTTAGCTCGGGTGTTGCTacagaaaagaagaatattggtACTTGATGAAGCTACTGCTTCCGTGGATACAGAAACAGACAATGTCATTCAGAAAACCATAAGAGAAGAAACAGATGGATGTACAGTTATAACGGTAGCACATCGGATACCCACAGTCATCGATAATGATCTTGTTCTAGTTCTTGGTGAAG GAAAAATTCTCGAGTTTGATACACCAAACCAGTTATTGAGGAACAGCTCTTCTGCATTTTCAAATTTGGTGGCAGAATTCTTGCGGCGATCATCCAAGGGATAG